One genomic segment of Arthrobacter sp. zg-Y1110 includes these proteins:
- a CDS encoding NUDIX domain-containing protein — translation MPTSWTSLETNSTDEWWDVVDAEGSPTGRTYRRGAANWPSGFFHLIVAVCIQREDGAVLLTQRAATKEFPFGWEFPGGSALSGETSRQAASRELGEETGVEIPPSVLTPIDRFVEAAALLDFYTAHAPANTELRLQQSEVMAAEWVPLEEVDRRLCAGLMADPWSARLDALWPLARQALRIVR, via the coding sequence ATGCCAACGTCCTGGACGAGTTTAGAAACGAACAGTACTGACGAGTGGTGGGACGTCGTGGATGCCGAAGGGTCTCCGACGGGCAGAACCTATCGCAGGGGCGCAGCGAACTGGCCGTCCGGGTTTTTTCATTTGATCGTCGCAGTTTGTATCCAGCGTGAGGATGGAGCTGTCCTCCTTACCCAACGTGCAGCAACTAAGGAATTTCCCTTCGGATGGGAGTTCCCCGGTGGAAGCGCTCTCAGTGGTGAGACAAGTCGTCAGGCGGCGAGTCGGGAACTGGGGGAGGAGACGGGGGTAGAGATTCCGCCGTCCGTGCTGACGCCGATTGATCGATTTGTTGAAGCAGCAGCTCTTCTTGATTTCTATACTGCCCACGCGCCGGCGAACACCGAATTGAGATTGCAGCAGAGCGAAGTCATGGCCGCCGAGTGGGTGCCTCTCGAGGAAGTCGACCGCCGGCTGTGTGCGGGCCTTATGGCTGACCCCTGGTCCGCCCGCCTCGACGCGCTCTGGCCGCTTGCGAGGCAGGCACTGCGTATCGTCCGGTGA
- a CDS encoding nucleotidyltransferase domain-containing protein → MDELVQAQLSAITEVLRAANTLGIEVWLRGGWAMDFYLGQVTRNHEDVDWFVWQDDLPVISGLLVSRVWLISRTTHATSSVTLFGMRSSLALHHWLEAIAVR, encoded by the coding sequence ATGGATGAACTTGTTCAAGCGCAGCTTTCTGCCATCACAGAGGTCCTACGCGCGGCAAATACCTTGGGGATCGAAGTCTGGTTACGCGGAGGTTGGGCGATGGACTTCTACCTCGGCCAGGTGACGCGTAACCACGAGGACGTAGATTGGTTCGTCTGGCAAGATGATCTGCCAGTCATATCAGGACTACTTGTCTCTCGGGTTTGGTTGATCTCGCGAACCACCCACGCGACCAGCAGCGTGACCTTGTTCGGGATGAGGTCGAGCTTGGCTTTGCACCACTGGCTCGAAGCGATTGCGGTGAGGTAA